One Magnolia sinica isolate HGM2019 chromosome 2, MsV1, whole genome shotgun sequence genomic window, CTAGAAGTTAAGTACGGTGTGGTGGTGGGGTTCCGGTTCAGTGTCAGGCTGGGCCAGCGAGAGCCATGACTCACCCGTTGATTGGCGGTGGGTTGAAACTACCCATTGCCAAACCTACACCTTAGGTACCATGAACCACACATTAAtggataaaaaataatttatctATGCTTCTCCAACTTTCTGGTAAAATACAATGGTTGTGTGTATAGAGCATCCAATCGGCCCACCGTGAAAAAGTGAGGCCCCAAAAAGATCATGCCCCATCCAGTCATCAGTTGGCCCATAACATAGAATTTAATATAAGAACactcaaaaatctccaaattcaggTGGTAACCCACATAATAGTTAATCAGTGTAACTTTGGGAGGCGACCTTGATGGACAGATTGAATGCCATACACATGGATGAGCCCGAAAAGCAACAGATGTGGATTGCCTGTgagtggggccactgtgatgtttgtgagaaatctatcccatccatcagtctttccagatcatgttaggacatgagcctagaaatgaggcagatccaaaacttgagtgtgCCTCATGActaaaatagtgaggattgaatgtccaatgctaaaacattcatagggctacagtagttttggatcagtcAAAAAGTTTTTGGTTTTGAGTTCATCCCGATAGGAATGAACTCATGAGCAATTTGGATGCATATAAACACCTTAGTGAACCAGTGAACCATAGGAAGGTTTTTGTCGCTGGCTCACTTGACAAATGAACTTTTCAACAATTGGCatttaatccacactgttttttacggtgtagtccacttgagctttggatctgcattattttCAAGATcatctctaaaatgagctggcaaaatggatggacggcatggataaaatgcatacatcatggagtggcccacatagtttGGGTCATGTGGTGCCACAGGGATCTCCCTGTCTTTGTTTGGGATCCTCAAATAGTGGGGCTTATTTTGACTGGTGGAGAACATTCACATGTAGGGCACCAATGCATGATGAACCATGCATCAAAAGGCACCTCGTTAACAGTGGGACAATCCTATTTCTTTTAATCTGTGACTTGGAAATAGATGATTAAGAAGTGAAATAGAAGATAAACAAAATCCGATCATTttgatggaaaaagaagaagaaagaagaggaagtgatacttaaaaataaataataataatataaaaaaaattaaaaaaataataataatagagaaAGAGCCGTCTTAACCACGTAAGCATCCATGTAATTACCGattaaacaaataataataagcaTCCATCCTAATTGGATCCTTacacttgctccggtggtagactctcgggagtttcaacacccggtcaagggttcgagtatccataggtggtgaaactccactgcagtgtgagtgtgtgggggtgtgcgcgtgtgtaaaagaaaaaaaaaagggcatccATCCCAATAAAGCGCCGGGCAATAGAAAAAGATATGTGGTCCCCACATGATGTCTAATATCTAACTAGCGCCAAACCACGTTAGGCCACATGAGGCTCGATCCAAAATTTTACACAAAAGGAAAAAAGTAGAGACAAAAGCATTCACCAGGTCTTcccgggacccaccatgacgtttatataCCAATCAACCCATGTGAATCACATCAGGATGAAGGTTAAtacaatgaaaaaataaaataaaataaatagcaTACAAATTTGAAACTTTTTTGTGAAatctttcaatggtgggtgtccaacCCAGTGGCCttattgagttttgaatctacatGATTTTTGGAGTCAGGTCCtattgagttttgaatctacctgtTTTTTGGAATCAGGTCCTTAGTTAAGCTGACGCATGATATATGAAGTGGATTTCACACCGAAATCACAGTCAGCCCTCGAGAGATCTCCCTACTAGATATACCTCAAGTTCCATATGGGAAGCCGATTAAGTCTGGccctgcctcacccaagacggtgtggcccttaccatgggaccaccttgatgtatatattctttatctattacattcatccatttttctagatcattataagacatgaacccaaaaatgaagtagatctaattctcaagtggacggtagcatgggaaacagtggtgactgaccattactaggtcacaaaagttttgggtcacaaaagttttggatctaagtaCAAATGTTTGGGTTTTCTACTTATCTAGGTTTAGTCGAGCTTAtcaatagcaaataaacattattgtgggccctaataaggttttgattatagggCATTCAATCCAGACTCTTTCCAATTTTGGGTCACATCATGTGTGatgtgttttgaaaattttctcacTAAATCTGGTGGGAACCTCTGCacctataaggtcgacctcatgggaacttcccatgaggtcgagctgtgtatgccccaccgtgatgtgtgtcaaacaacaaagccatgccatctaaaatcatgtgaagacatgcctaaaacatataaaagcacttggtggggctcacttgagttttggattaggctgaaacttagtttgacccctcatccatttaggacacacacaatggataggctggatttgtgaaccacatctcagtgggcccaataaatgactatgaatgttttaatgggaggatagcccctctcaactgttgtatgtggtgtggcccacccaagttatgaattgacttgatttttaagccggtggcccaccaagaaacggtgcatctgactgatggggtagatgttcgacacacatcacaatggggccacacagctcgacctcatgggaagtgaCCGTGAGGTTCGACCTCATGGTCATGGTACCATTTCCCATTGGGTGTTGGGTCACTAGTAAAACCGCATCCAAAAATAAGACAGTTTTGCAACTAATATAGGCATCGtttcaaatcaagggtgggtggaGTAAAAGGGGCCGTGCATCAGATAGACGGACGGGTTGGATTACTTCATATATGGGTTCCGTTATGTCTTCCCCACGGCAAGCTTACGGTGGTACTGGTACCACCGGAATCATTCCTCCAAAATAAACAAGAGAAAGGACCTCGTCATATCATGACTTTTATCCAAGATCGCACAAGTGGTCTGTATACGCAAGACCACAGTTATCAACTTATGGAATGATCTTTGCGGCTGGTTGGAGGACCGGACCTTTGAATAAAGGTCAGTTGACGGTTAAGCAATTACCAAATGATGGTCAACGTTGGTCAATCAAAAGTTCTCTAACCGGTTTGATTTGGAcaaggattgggtactacccaggGTTCTGATGGACCACTGTTATCTATAAGctcaatccacactgtccatccggttttccatatcattttaaagcataagcctaaaaataaagaagatctacCGATCAACTAGATCAAACCATAGGAAgtaatggtgataatgacacccaccgtccaaaccttcctagggcccgtcgtgatggttaatttccatccaaactgttcataatgtcacatagacctggatgaagggaaaacaaaaatatcagcttgattcaaaactaccgtggcccctaaaatgttttcaacggtaagtgtttaattccaactgtgtggtccacttgagtcttggaactGCCTTTTTTCTAGATTTATAGCtagaatgatatgtaaaaatggatagacggtgtggataaaacccatatatcacggtgggccgttAGAGCCCATGTCCGTTACTAGCCAGGAAAGGGCGGGATAGTACATAATCCACGTCGTTTGATTTTTGGCTCACAGCTCATCCATATCAGAATCCAAGagacgaacggtgtggatctgaaagcCAATCTCGATCATAACCAAGATAAGCAATTTTTAACGGGTCATTATCATAAAGAACCAGATCaaaagatcaatcaaacaaccaaaGTAAAAATTCAACAGCCAAGCAGTTGAAAATGTGCAACAACAGCACCATCAACACCCACTGCGTAACACCACTGGGTAAGATAGGTAGAGAATTACCAGAGCGAAAGCACCGGCGGCAACAGCGCCGAGCTCGCCGAGGTGCTCCTTGTGCTTGTGGTGCTTCACTTCTTTCTCATAGTCGACTTCGGCTGTCTCGTTAACGAATTCTGTTTTTTCAGCAACTCCGGCGCCGTAGCCGTAGCCTGTTTTTTCTCCGGCGCCGTAGCCGTAGCCGTCGCCGTCTCCGTAGCCGGTTTTTTCAGTAGCTCCGGCGCCGTAGCCGTCGCCGTCGCCGTAGCCGGTGGTCCCCGAGTAAGCTTCTTGGGGGGGCTTATCGTGATGAaaaaggtggtggtggtggcgtttctcctcagccattgttaaaaggaagaaagaggaatGAAATACCAGAGATTTGCAAGTAAGAAAGAGAGACTCAGGAGGAGAAGTTTTGAATGATATTAGTGGAAACAAGGAGGGGTTATTtataaagagaaaaaggaagagagtcCTCTTTACGCTGCATACTTTGCGGGGTAGAATCTGATCtgttagttttacaccatttaaaaaagaaTCCGTAAGGTTACGACTCTTCAAACATGCAGCTGGCATAGTTGTACGGCAATCCAGCCCGTCCACATAGTTGAAGTATCTATGGATGCAGCATAACTATATTAACAGGCGAGtgcgtttttattttttaaacgaTCCATTTGATGACGTTTAATGAATGGCTGGGATTGCTTGATTAGTGTTGTTTTGGAGTTACGATCCATCGACGATGGGACGGACAATTTGGGTGGTAGAGATTGCTCTTCATAAGTGCCATCGTACGATGAGTCCTACTATATCTTAACTGGTGCTAAACTAACACATGGGTGTTTCCTGCTttcctgtggggctcaccttgatgtaagtgttttatccacgccgttcatcgcttttatcatatcattttatgccttgatactaaaaatgaggcaggtccacagatccagtggaacacaccaaaggaagctgcagtgataatgacactcaccgttgaaacctttctaaaggtCATCGTCACGTTTTtcgaccatccaacctattcataagttcatgtagacgtggatgaagtgaaaaaccaaatataagcttgatccgaaacttctccagctcccaagaagtttttaatggtggaagttcaatccccactttgtggctTACTTAAGGCTTAAACCTTCATCATTTTTTACATAActtattaaaatgatatgaggaaaaggacgaacggcgtggataaaaaacttacatcatggtgagccccacagaaccctgcccggacggattgccGTCCCGGCgtcggtaggacgcaatccgcgttctttCCGCGGTGGCCTGGATCAGATGGGCGTGTTTCTCGGACGCGGATCGCGTAGTGAACCTGATAAGTTTATTTGTCCTTTTCATGGCCACAGTGATATTGATTTGCCAACGTTTTCGTAAGGTCCCACGGACCATtaatgaaagggaaaacacaatatcagctttatccaaagttTACGTGGCCCCGATAAATTCTCAAggataggcattcaatctccacctttacctatggtgtggtccacttgagtttttggcatgcttcaattttaggatcatgGTTTAAAATGATCTGCCGGAAcggttagatggcatggataaaacacatacatcacagtgggccctgcaaAGTCCTGCCCTGGTGGAAGAGTTGCTTGGTGTGCAGACTGATATATGTGCCTCATCCATGCAGTCAATCCATGTTCGTTCTTTCTACGTGTGGGTAGGACAGGACCTCGACCAGTTGACTGCTCGAGGTCGATCCACGTAGGTTCTTCCTGCGTATAAGATTGGAAAATGGCCTTCACCAGTTGAGTGCTTCCGTCCCGGCTGCGAGCATTGACCGTATGAAGTTTCTACGGTGCGAAGTTAAGGTGGGGTTTAAAGTCATGGTTGGgtgaaatccatcccattcagtcattttttgggatcattcttGAAGACacgagcatatatatatatatatatatatgctcggCAGCTAATGATGTGAATAGATGcggcgcggattggctactgacaagttgagtagcgagactgctatGAAGTGAAGTGaggtcaccaagttacgtgggcccactatgatgtattttttgtatccacacagttcatccatctggagagatcattttagggtaagatccaaagaatgagtcacatccgaagctcaactggaccccaccacagaaaacagtagagagagataccaccgttaaaaacttctaaatgccacaaaagtttttgatcaagctgatattcgtgttttcccttctttaatgtctttgttaacttttgaacaggttggatttcgaaaaaacatcatggtgggccttaggaaggtttcaacggtaggcatcaatcttcttgctgttttctttagtggggtccactaaagctttggatctgcattgtTCTATGGGtcttgccttaaaataatatctccaaatgaatggacgttttggatacaacacatacatcatagtagggtccacagaacttggtgacgtaacttcagtagcgacGCTAGCTCCTCTGATCCGCGACCGAATAGATGGGATTGTAGATAaaacacggaaacggattggctggtgtacctcacaccagctatataacggCTGTATTgacgtaagtttttttttttttttttgaatagagATTTCATTGAAAAAGGCTTCAAATATAGCTTTCGGATATCCCTGGGAGAAAAAAGATCCAGAAACCTATCatatcaaaaaaaaagaaaaaaaaaactgaaaagatAGAATCAAAGAAAAGACAGCCTACTGACTACCTACGCAATCTCTCTCTAATCGCCCCCAGCCCTAGCTTGTCTAAGAATAAGAGACCACAGATCCTAGGAGAGAGATTTGTCAATTCCTCAAAGACGGAGGAGCACTGAACATCACTACCCTGCCTAGCTAAGGCATCCGCCGAGGCATTTCCTTCCCTAAAGATATGAGAGAATTTGATCCGGCCCTTACTCATCAACCTGTTGATCCTATTTATCTAGTACCTCCATCTCAAACCCGGCTTGGATACCCCATTGAGAACTTTCACAACATACAAAGAATCTGATTCAAGAATGATCTGATTGAGGCCTCTGGCTAAACATAGATTTAGCCCATCATACACCGCACAGAGCTCAGAGTAGGTGTTGGAACCGACACCATACCCCAAGGAGAAGGCGAACAGGAATTGGCCCCTATCGCCTCTACAAATACCGCCGCTGCCCGCTGCACCTGGGTTGGATCTAGAGGAGCCATCAACATTCACTTTAACCCAATTCTAGCAAGGCCTTACCCATTTCATCACGTCAACAACTTTGTCAGGAGAcggcctggaagaagagatcaacGGACTGCCCCTACCACGGTATGGCGGTCTCCCTGCTGGTCATAAAACGCAACAGAAGGCAGCGGTTGAAGAGCATTTTGATGGGGACCCACGCAGATGGAGAGCCATCCTTAAACTCGAAGGATAACGGAACCTGTTGTGGGGGGTTTACCTTCAAACCTGGCCGCATTCCTCGCCTTCCGTAATTCCCATAGCAGGAAGGTCGGAGCGAGATAATTAGTGGAGTTTGAATATCGCCTCCCTTGCCCTGCTCCCCACCACTGCAACAACCTCGACTCAACTGAAGAAGCCTGGAAAACATTGATACCGAACTGGACCCCGAGCCAATTCCACGTCTGGTTCGCTACTATACTATCTAGCAGAAGGTGTGGAAGAGACTCTGCAGCAGGAGCGTCAGCTGTACCGGACCTGCAGCATTTGTATTTTGAAGCAAGGTGAACGCCGCGGTTTTGGACTGCCACATCCACTAGAATTGCCGAGTTCAAGGCCTTCCAGATGAATATCGAAATCCTGGGAGACAAAATGATATGCCACACCCACTGCGCCCATCCTATATGAGCGTGAAAAATTCTACTCATTGCCCAGGCTGAAGAAACCGAGAAAGACCCCGACGAGGTAAAAGGCCATATCGGCACGTTCGGACCCTCTGAAGTACaaaaaccttgctggaacaaGTGATCAATAACATGTTGCGGAAGAAACTAGAACACAGTGGAGGGAGGCAGCGAGCCAGCCCTGTCTAGGAAGTGCTTCACCTGGAGCGATGATAACGAGGTTGGGATCGGGGCAGAGATCAAATTTTGGAGAGGGTCGAGGCCCGTCCAATTCGCAGTCCACAAATTACAGTCTCCTTGGCCAAGAATCCACTGAACGTTAGCTTCAAGGAATGGAAGCGTTGAACAGATCGCCTTCCAAAAAGGCGAAGCCACAGAGGCCGACCACTGGGAGGGGTAAATAGGCAGATCAGCCGCGTACTTTGCGGCCATAAACGAACTCCAGAGGCTTTTCCTATCACTGAACTGTAAAGTCCAGGCCATCTTGATTCGGAACACCTTCAACGTTTTCGATAATTTCCAAACACCCAGACCACCTTCTGGCTTAGAAAGGGCCACAACATTCCAACGACGCCAATGAAGCTTCTTCTTACCATCAGACCAACCCCAAAAGAAATTAGCAAACCGTTTTTCTAGAGAGGAAATAACCTGCGTCAGGATATGCATGGCTGCAAGAGTGTGGACCGGGATACTCCCCAGCACGTACTTCAGAAGGACCAATCTACTTGCTTGAGATAGGCATCTCGCTTGCCAATCGCCTATGTAGCCTTCAATCTTATGAAGGAGGGGTTGAAAAGATGATGATTTAACTTTTCCATCCGCCATCGGAACCCCAGGTACACTAATTGCGCTGACGACTTGGAGATACCTAGCAAATCCTCAACCATTCTCACTCTGAGAGGCGAAAGATTTCTGGAAGCGAAGAAGGAACTTTTCCTAAGATTTATGGCCTGACCCGAATCAGACTGATAAGCATCAAGGAAAGCCTACACCTTCCGAAGAGACACTTTACCACCATTGAGAAACAGCAAGGTGTCATCAGCATAAAGGAGATGAGAAATCTGGGGATAGGTACGAGGTAACTTGTACGGATGACAAAGACCTTGATCCACCAAGCCTGTGAGACTCCTGCTAAGGACCTCCGTGGCGATGATGAATAAACTGAACGATGATGAACAAACTGGGCGAGAGCGGATCACCTTGCCGAAGGCCCTTGAAGATTTGAAGAAACCAGCCGGAGAACCGCGCGTTAATAAGAACTGAGAACCAAACGTTTCCCCAGCAGGCTTCAACCATTTGGATCCACTGAGGGCTGAATCCGAAGCGAGAAAGAACTTGATAGAGGAAGGCCCATTCCACTCTATCGCACGCTTTCTCCATATCAAGCTTAAGGACGATGTTTTCCACTCCGAACTTTCCTGTTAAAGTCCCTAAAGAGCTCCTGAGCCAGAGCTATACTTTCTGAGATCAATCTGCCTTAGATGAAGGCTCCCTGCTGAGGCGAGATAATGGAAGGGAGCACCATACTGAGCCTAGCCGCAATCACGCTTGCCACGAATTGACGTAAGTATGAtcaagaggtatgtgttatatccaaactgtccatacaattagtgagctcgtcgtaaggctttagacaaaaactaagacagatctaactataagtggaccacaccgcaaaaagcagtggaggattgaatgtctaccattgaaaccctttttggggtcacaaaagttttggatcagtagtacgaaatttgtttttcatcttcattcaagtcttcgtgaccttatgaacaaattggatggaaaataaaccttatggtgggccctatgaattttttaacggtgaaaatcattatctccaccgctatttgtggtgtggtccagataatgtttggatatgattccttttttttttcggataatgctctaaaatgatctctaaaaatagatgaacagtgtagatataataaatacatgaggcccatgtaactttgatctcctttgaaccgttcgtacaacttggagctcgaggagcgtcagtgctcgtcttcgcgcgacacgtacctacagcagctatatagctggtgtgtggtaaactagacaatccgcttccataaaacgcatacatcaccgtgggccctttATAGTAAAGGTTTCTCTCCCTCCACATGCAATGAGATGGGCATTAATTTGGTACTACCACAGCCTCTCCCGAAGTCGGCACCGGAACGGCGCTAATGGCGGGATTTAATTGGGTTGCATGCGGAGACAAGTGGAGCGGATTAGTTATGCTTTGGACTGGACGCTGATTTCTTGCGAAAGCTAGATGCTggctgggtcccaccttgatatttatgagaaatccaccccgtccatccgtttctaaaGCTCATCTCaaccaaaaattagatggatagAAAGCTCAAGTGGTCACACGAGAGAGAAAATTGCGGAaagaaatgtctaccgttgaaaccttcttgggctccgccttgatgtttatatgccatccaaaccgtttataaggtcattcacaATGGGATGAACTACAAAAACTAAAGGTAtagactgatacaaaactttaatAACTATGAGAATGTTCCAACAGTGCTCACTGAATTAACACTATTTACCATTgcagcccactttagttttgtatccacctaattTTAGTTCGTATGTCAACATCccagtggccccacccagcatcctgtGCAGGAACTTCCGCTGAAGGAATTAGCAGGAAATCGGCTTCCCCTTGGACTCGCCAAACTCGGAAGCGGATTACCGCGCACCACCAATTGGCTTGGCgtgttaacgtcaccaagttccgtgagtccatgaggtatatgttatatcccaaccgtcctttcatttgggGAGCTTGTTCTAAtgcttgaaactaaaaataagacagatccaaaaatcaaatgaaccacactgcaaaaagtcgTGGAGGATtgatcgtctaccattgaaacccttttaaggttacagtagttttggatcaatattttattcatttttcctcttcatccaggcctgtgtgacgttatgaacagattagatgaaaaataaatgctatggtggaccATACGTATGTTTTagcggtgagaatcattatccacGCTGCTATTTCTCGTGTGGtacactcaagctttggatatgaatcattttttgtatcatgctgtaatatgatctcaaaaaatagatgaacggtatgaatataataaatacatcattttgaggccatataactttgatatccttggaCAACCTATCTTCGCACGAcggtacccacaccagccagatcgctgatgtgcggtacaccagccactcCGCTCCCACCTAACTCGGTGCAGCTCTAaccgtgggaccaccttgatcaatgtgtagtatatccacaccatctatatatatatttcagagCATAAGATTAAacataagcatatccaaatctcagatttAACCAAACTTAGGAAACAGCGGTGAGTGGCcattaagttttgaatcaagctgatatttgttttctctctGCATCCAGATCTGcctgaccttatcaaccggttagatgagaaataaatacCATGGCGAGCCCTCGGAAGTTTTTAAATATGCATTCAATTACAACTGTTTCATGAGCGTGGTCCACTTGGTAAATggatttctttcaattttttatcTCTTGCCCTAATGCGAAGTGTAGAATCGGATGAATCGTTGGCCCATAGTCAGTGCCGCAccagccgcacctaatccactcccttgtAAGAGATAAGATCATGTAAGCATGTTTCAAAAGCTGTGGGTCCAGCCAATCAAATCCTCCCACCTACCGACTTGGTACACGGGCACTTTCCAATCCGCATCGCTTTCTCGTTAGTCCACACAAAAGGAAGTGGTTGAGATGTAACGTGCACCATTAGTTTATTTTAGGACCCatgtgtttatatttcatcctatccattcatttaAATCACCTCATTAGGATGAAAGCATTCTGGAAAAATCACTTTATTCCAAAATACAGGTGGGTCACAGCGCATGAATATAAAGGTTTCAGGCGTAATTCCTGTGGGGTGGCCCATATGAGTAGTGAATCAgatttatttttcggttcaagtaAAAACAAGAGGCATTGTACCTGATGCACGTTGTTGATCTCATGTACTTGAAGTTGTCCCACTTGCAGAAACCCTAGACAAGCTACCTACACAAGTCCGCTGCAAAGCAATTGGTCATCAAAACGTTCCATGTTTTAAAGGATAGAGTGAGACTTCGATCATCTGGATGTATGGAGTTAagtccatcatataaacggtccgGATCATGAAAAATAGGACGATGTGGAACGGATATAGTTGCAACACATCGTACAGGATTTGGTCACAGATCAGGGAATTCACGCATTTAATAAAATATGGTTGAGGACGGTGGTAGATCACCATCCTCTGCACTTTATCCAGCGGATTTCTCCATAGAAATAGGTTCATGTTATCCATACTGACAAATCTCGTTCccactgaaaataaaatatttaaaaatatttttataaattaataaataattttcaaattttcaaacattagaaattaattagtttaattttaaatatttattatgtTAAAATCACGATAATATCCCAATAAAATCCCGAAAAATTAAAAGATGCCGACGTATTGAAAATATGAGATATTTCACAATGATACCTTTTTATAAAATTTCCACGTGAATATCACGACATTTTCATAATCTCTATCATATTTATCGCAATGCTGTTTGCCAGACTCCACCGAGAGGCGAGAGCCACGTCTTCCAAACCGCAATTATCCGTGGACAATCTGAATCGTGCGTTGAgtgggggacgcggatttcctgccagagCCTTTTGCTGGAAGTTCCTGCGCCGGGAAGCTAGTTAGGGCTACCgtcatgtttgtgataaatccacccatccatccgtcttgggagctcattttagaacatgctaTTA contains:
- the LOC131237337 gene encoding abscisic stress-ripening protein 3-like — translated: MAEEKRHHHHLFHHDKPPQEAYSGTTGYGDGDGYGAGATEKTGYGDGDGYGYGAGEKTGYGYGAGVAEKTEFVNETAEVDYEKEVKHHKHKEHLGELGAVAAGAFALHEKHKSKKDPENAHKHKIEEEIAAAVAVGSGGFAFHEHHEKKEAKEEEEESHGKKHHHLF